In Paenibacillus sp. G2S3, a single window of DNA contains:
- a CDS encoding rhodanese-like domain-containing protein, with protein MNNVPQITPQELRQCLETGEDLVLIDVREDEEVAFGMIPGAQHIPMGEIPHRTEEIPSDAKVIFICRSGARSQRVCEYLQQFGIHATNLNGGMIEWNETLS; from the coding sequence ATGAATAATGTTCCACAAATCACACCGCAAGAATTGCGGCAGTGTCTAGAGACAGGTGAAGACCTTGTACTCATCGACGTTCGTGAAGACGAAGAGGTTGCCTTCGGGATGATTCCCGGTGCACAGCATATCCCCATGGGAGAAATTCCACATCGCACAGAGGAAATTCCAAGTGATGCTAAAGTAATCTTTATCTGCCGTTCCGGTGCTCGGAGCCAGCGTGTCTGCGAATATCTACAGCAGTTTGGCATTCACGCTACAAATTTAAACGGCGGTATGATTGAATGGAATGAGACACTCTCTTAA
- a CDS encoding shikimate kinase, which produces MAGDTEEFKKLNEEQRNKNIILVGMMATGKSTVGAILAEELGYELVDLDHVIVETEGRSIAEIFAEDGEQYFRSVETAVLKHMLESENKLISTGGGAVLAPGNTDLMLSKGHVVALTATEEEIIARVSGDQNRPLLAGNAEERVRRIMEDRQDAYLFAHYTVDTTGLTAAEVSQHILMHYRG; this is translated from the coding sequence ATGGCTGGGGATACAGAAGAATTTAAAAAGTTGAACGAAGAGCAAAGAAATAAGAACATTATTTTAGTAGGAATGATGGCAACGGGGAAGTCAACGGTAGGAGCTATTTTGGCCGAGGAACTGGGCTACGAGCTGGTTGATTTAGATCATGTCATTGTTGAAACTGAAGGTCGAAGCATTGCAGAAATTTTCGCAGAAGATGGAGAGCAATACTTTCGCAGCGTGGAAACAGCAGTACTGAAGCATATGCTAGAGTCCGAGAATAAATTAATATCTACTGGTGGTGGCGCGGTATTGGCGCCGGGGAATACAGATTTAATGCTGAGTAAAGGGCATGTAGTTGCGCTGACAGCTACAGAAGAAGAGATTATTGCCCGCGTTAGTGGAGATCAGAATCGTCCGTTGCTCGCCGGCAATGCAGAAGAACGGGTTAGACGAATCATGGAAGATCGTCAAGATGCTTACCTGTTCGCGCATTACACGGTCGATACAACAGGACTGACTGCGGCAGAAGTGTCGCAACATATTTTAATGCATTACCGCGGCTGA